One part of the Glycine max cultivar Williams 82 chromosome 14, Glycine_max_v4.0, whole genome shotgun sequence genome encodes these proteins:
- the LOC100818993 gene encoding protein GAMETE EXPRESSED 3 — protein TLAGDVASPNLLLISLTQTPTQQNTNSLLSIRRFSPSFNGTFHSGHRNGTIAWIMHLDYKCNLGTAPVHGGHGKIYLVADNRILVISYGNIGTSEPEAEVFFGPGPGHVAEAEIIGLSVSTLGSTIYINVKNRGLFAYQSRGHLLWSVEPVLYQFGYRQGCRKNLTNCYFASVPLLDHCEGSIYISNTEGELYCLSVRSRYFRWIQDFSSLDKNFTITLGNNGHLYVTVPAKALVLALDVFSGNVLWQRSIGPLSKVDSAPVVDSNGWISIGSLDGFLYSFSPTGVLKKFSRMNAENSIIQVGPFLDCSGFAIYSSQIEMEGKISHTIGEYTVVSAIQPKAALFTMLVPATGSIYWSESYPGHVSTLFSKSDLSQFVMNEEILLAFLAASKIGTPLQCRTIGQKLASSCSQERTKLVSVYTGNERAIVLFLLFESALLLILIGLVRFCCTFWAKEKLKDQGLGSFLDNRSSLPLNQL, from the exons ACGCTTGCAGGTGACGTGGCATCTCCAAACTTACTTTTGATTTCACTTACCCAAACCCCCACACAGCAGAACACAAATTCCTTACTCTCGATTCGACGCTTCTCTCCTTCCTTCAACGGCACTTTCCACTCTGGCCACCG CAATGGTACCATTGCATGGATCATGCATTTAGACTACAAATGCAACCTTGGTACTGCCCCAGTTCATGGAGGTCATGGCAAG ATATACTTGGTAGCTGATAACAGAATATTGGTGATTAGTTATGGAAACATTGGAACTTCTGAGCCTGAAGCAGAAGTTTTCTTCGGTCCGGGACCAGGTCATGTGGCAGAGGCTGAAATTATTGGGCTCTCAGTGAGCACATTAGGCTCAACTATTTATATCAATGTCAAGAACAGAGGACTCTTTGCATATCAGTCACGTGGACATTTGCTTTGGAGTGTGGAACCTGTGCTTTACCAATTCGGCTACCGTCAAGGATGCAGGAAAAATCTTACAAATTGTTACTTTGCTTCAGTTCCTTTGCTTGATCATTGTGAGGGTAGTATATAT ATCTCAAACACAGAGGGTGAACTCTATTGTTTGTCAGTTCGTAGCCGTTACTTTAGATGGATTCAAGATTTTAGTTCATTAGACAAAAATTTCACCATCACTCTAGGAAACAATGGTCATCTGTATGTAACAGTTCCAGCCAAGGCTCTTGTTCTGGCTCTAGATGTCTTTTCAGGTAATGTGTTGTGGCAGAGAAGTATTGGGCCATTAAGCAAAGTTGACTCTGCACCTGTAGTGGACTCTAATG GATGGATATCTATTGGTTCGTTGGATGGGTTCTTATACTCGTTTTCTCCAACTGGGGTTCTTAAGAAATTCTCAAGAATGAATGCAGAAAACTCTATAATTCAAGTTGGTCCTTTTCTTGATTGCTCTGGATTTGCAATCTACAGTTCACAAATAGAGATGGAAGGAAAAATTAGCCACACAATTGGTGAATACACTGTAGTTTCAGCAATTCAACCAAAAGCTGCATTGTTCACTATGTTGGTTCCTGCAACTGGATCAATATATTGGTCTGAAAGCTATCCTG GTCATGTTTCTACTTTATTTTCTAAGAGTGATCTAAGTCAATTTGTCATGAATGAGGAGATTCTTCTTGCTTTCCTTGCTGCTTCAA AGATTGGCACTCCGCTGCAATGTCGTACTATAG GTCAGAAGCTTGCATCAAGCTGCTCTCAGGAAAGAACCAAGCTTGTCAGTGTCTACACAG GTAACGAAAGGGCAATAGTCTTGTTTCTGCTCTTTGAGTCTGCTCTCTTGTTGATACTAATTGGACTTGTAAGATTCTGCTGTACATTCTGGGCAAAAGAGAAGCTTAAAGATCAAGGCCTTGGAAGCTTCCTTGACAATAGA AGCTCTCTTCCGCTCAACCAACTATAG